The genomic window GATCCGGGGTCCAGGGCATCGAGTACGACCTCGACGAGCGTGGGTTCCAGCCGTACACCGAGCCGGTCACCGTCCAGGGCAACGGTGACCACACGGTGGCCTACCGAGCCACCGACCACTCCGGGAACACCTCCGCGGACGGCTCGGTGATCGTCACCATCGTGGAAGCCGATCCCGGGGACACCACCCCACCGGAGGTCACCGCCGAGGTCACCGGCGACCAGGACAGCGAAGGCAACTACGTCGGCGCGGCTACGGTGACCCTGGCGGCCGACGACGCCGGTTCCGGCGTGGAGTCGGTCCAGTACGCGCTGGACGACGGTTCCTTCGGCCCGTACGACGAGCCGTTCGAGGTGACCGAACCCGGCGAGCACGCGGTGCGGTACCGGGCCACCGACAACGCGGGAAACGTCTCCGACATCGGGTCGGTGACCTTCACCGTGGTCGAGGCCGATCCGGGGGACACCACCCCACCGGAGGTCACGGCCCAGGTCGTCGGCCAGCAGGACGCCCAGTGGAACTACGTCGACACCGCGACGGTGAGCCTGTCCGCCAGCGATCCGGGCTCCGGGGTGCGCTTCCTGCGTTACTCCCTGGACGGCGGCTCCTACACCGCCTACGGCGAACCGTTCGAGGTCACCGGCCCCGGCACCCACACGGTGCTGTACCACGCCACCGACCAGGCAGGGAACAGGTCCGTCGACGGCAAGCTCACCTTCACGGTGGTCGCCTCCGCCACGGACGCCTGCCCCGGCTCGGACGTCCGGGACACGGTGATCATCGCGGGCCATGACACCACGGTGCCGAACGTGCAGAACGAAGCGGGATGCACCATCAACGACCTGATCGCCGAGGACGGTCAATACGCGGGGCACAAGCAGTTCGTCAAGCACGTCCGGCAGGTCGCCAAGGAGCTCGAGCGGGATGGCGTGATCTCCGGTCAGGAGAAGCGCCGCATCATCAAGGCGGCCAAGCGCTCCGACGTCGCCGCCTGAGCAGACCGGACCCACGACAAGCCGACCGCCCCGGGTCGCGCACCGCGCGACCCGGGGCGGTTTCCTGTGCGGACCACTCCTCCCGGCCCGCTCGTGATTTTGCCCCGTGGCCAAATCATATGCGTTTGGACTATTTCTGGATATTCTCCGGGCATGGTCGGCGACCCGCAGCTCGGACGAACATCCTTTCGCATAACGATTTGCCGACCGGACTCGACGATCATCGGTAGCGGCATATGATCTCCCCGTTTCGATCCGCGCGGGCAGGAATCTTCTCCTTCGCGGGCGAACATCGCAGCTATGTGGAGCACACCAAGCTTGCCTGCGAACGGCTCGGCATGCTCGTCTTCTACGACCGGGACAGAACCTAACGACTGGTGGGGCCGGAACTTCGTGTCAGCTCAACGCGCCGCCTACGGCAGGCGGGCGCTGTATTTCGTGCCGTTCATCTCCGAGGAGTACTTCGACAAGTCGGTGCCTTCCGACGAGTTCGAGGCCGCGATGTGGACTGGCATGGAGCGTAGGGGCGGCTACATCCTGCCGGTGCTGATCGGCAGCCCACGGGTACCGGCGCACCGGTTGCATCCGCACACCGGGGTACTGCGGGCCGAGAACCACTCACCGGAACAGCTCGCCGCGCAGTTGTGGAGGAAGGTCCGGGGTTCCCGGGGCAGTGAACACCACCCACCGCGGGAGATCAGCGACATCGTGTGGGCCGGGCCGAGGAATGTTCCGCCCCGTCCGTGAGGAACGGGACGGCACGGCCCGGTACTGCTCTCCGACCGGTCACTGCCGGGGGTGACCGGAGCGTGCTGACCCTGACGAAACCGGAACTGCTCGAGCGGCTCGATACCAGATGGTGCGGCGCCTGGAGTCCCGCGGGTGGCCCTCACGCCTCGGCCGCTTCCTCAGTGGTGACGGTTCGCGACCGCTCGGCGAGCCGGTCACGGGCCTCGGCCACCCGCAGCGTGCTCAGATCCGGGTAGTGCTGCCGTGCCCGGGTCCAGTGCCGTTCCGCCGCGGCCCGATCGCCCCGCGCCGCGGCGAGGTTGCCGAGGCCGGTCTCCGCACGCGCCGTCTCGTGCCGGCTCCCGACGCCCTCGCCCAGGGTGCGAGCCTGCCGGTAGGCCCGCGCTGCCTGGTCCCACCGACCGGACCGGTAGTACGCCAGTCCCAGGCAGTTCAGTGTCATCGCGGCGTCCAGGTCCAGTCCGAGCTCCTGGCAGGAACGCAAGGCGGTCAGGGCGTGCTCCACCGCGTGCTCGACCGCCCCGGACTCGGCCTCGATCAGGGCGATACCGCGCAGGGTGATGGCCGCGTTGCGCGGTAACCCGTGCCGCTCGTAGAAATCCAGCGCGAGGCGCAGGTCCCGCACAGCCGCCTGGTGCTCGCCGCGATGGTGGGTCACCCATGCGTTGTTGGCCAGGGCGCCGCTGATACCCGGGCCGTCGCCGAGTGCGCGGAAGAGCCCGAGCGCCTCCCGGTAGCAAGCCGCCGCCGCGTCCAGATCCCCGAGTTCGAGATGGGGAACGCCGAGGTTGTTCAGGCTGCCCGCGCGGGCGAGGTCGTCCCCCGCCTCCTTCGCCGCGGCAACGGCGAGAGAGTGCGTCTCGATCCATGGCTGCCGCAGCTTGGTCAGGAAGAAGAAGTCCCGCAGGCTGAATGCCAACTGCCAGCACCGCTCCCGCGGCCCGCCCTCGGCGGCCAGCCTGCACAGCGCGACGAGGTTGGGCCACTCCGCGGTGAACCAGGCGAGCGCGGCGTCGATGTCCCGCAGCGGTGCGGGCTCGACGGGCAGCGGGCCGAGGCGCACTTCCGGTCTGCTGCGGTGCGGGGCCAGCAGGGCGGAGGCGCGCTCGGCCCCGGCAAGTGCGAAGTCGATCAGCCTGCCGACCGCGGCCTGCCGTTGCGGTGGTGGTACCGCGCCGTGCGTGGCGAAGACGCGGAGCAGGTCGTGGAACTGGTACCGGTCCGGCGCCCGCTGGACGAGCAGGTTGGCGTCGTGCAGCCCGGTGAGTGCCCGCTCGGCCGCGGTCAGGTCGATGCCGGCCAGCACGCCGGCCGCGCGGAGGTCGATGTCCTGACCCGGATGCAGGGCGAGCACGGTGAACATGTGCCGCTGCTCCACGGGCAGGCCGTGATAGGAGAGGCGGAAGGCGGCGGTGACGCTCCGCTCGCCGTCGTCCAGCAGGACCAACCTGGCCTGCTCGTCGGCGAGCCGGGTGGCCAGCTCGTCCGGGGTCCAGGTGGGGTTGCCGCGGTAGCGGGCGGCGGCGATGCGGACCGCGAGCGGCAACCTGCCACACCGATCGCCGATCCGGGCCAGCAGCCGGTCCGTGTGCTCGTCCGTGCCGGGCGGCGGCAGAGCGGTGCCCACGACGCGCCGGAACAGCGCGGCCGCCTCGGCCTCCGGCATGGTGTCCAGCATGATGTGCTGCGCGTCATCCAGGGCGTGCAACCGGTTCCGGCTGGTGACCAGCACGCGGCAGTTCGGTTCCGCGGGTAGCAGGGGCACGACCTGCCGCGCGCTGCGCACGTTGTCCAGCACGATGAGGAAACGTCTGCCGCGCAACCGGTTCCGGTAGACACCCGCGCGGTCGTCGACATCGCGGGGAATCTCCTCCCCTGGCACACCCAGCACCCGCAGGCAACGGTCGAGTGCCTCGGCGGGGGACACCTCGGTGGCGTCGGGGGTGTGACCGCGCAGGTCCAGGAACAGGCATCCGTCGGTGAACCGGCCCTCGAGCCGATGCGCCACCCGCGCGGCCAGCGTGGTCTTACCCACCCCGGCCATCCCGCTGAGCACGCAGACCCGCGACGCGACGGCACCGTCGTCCAGCAGCACGGCTCGGATCTGTCCGAGTTCCCGCGCCCGGCCGGTGAAGTGCGCCGTGACCGGGGGCGGAGCGGGCAGCGAGGGAGCGGGTGGCCGTGGCACCTGTTGCCGTCGTTGCCTGCCGTCCGGTACGAGCGCGACCAGCGCGCCCGCGGTATGGAACTCGGCGTCACACAGCAGGGCGAGCGACATGTTCGGCGCCGCGGCGCCGGTTTCCACCTTGCTCAGGTAGCCCTTGCTGTAGTGCACCCGCTCCGCGAGACGGGTCAGGGACAGGCCCGCGGCGAGCCGTAACCGGCGCAGTTCGGCGCCGAAGGTGTCCTGCCGGTCGCTCATCCGTAGTCACTCCCCCGCACGTCCTGCCCAGTATGGCGGCCGAGACGTTCCGGCGGGTACCCCGCGGGAGTGCCGAACGCGGTCGACGAAGCCGAGGACCAGGTGTGCTCGGCTGCGGCCGGACCGGGGACTCGCGGCTACCCACCCGCCAGCACCGCACCGAACACGACGGCGATCAGCATCAACCACAGTGCGATCCGGACCATCGAAGAGACGGACACCAGTACCTTCATGGGAAACTACCTTCCTGGCCGGTCGAATGGGCCACCGCGAGGCGGTTTGTCGAATCCTCCCGAAATTCCCTTACCCGAAGGATGACCGGCCGGCATTGCCGAAACAACGCGTTTCCTGTTTCCGCACAGGGCGGGAAACACGGACCGTACAGCCGCAGGTCGTGGGCAACTGTCGGCGATCGCCGGACCTCAGACGCTGTCCAGCTCGGTCGGCACGGCACCGGCATGCAGCATCGTCTCCATCGCGGCGAGCACCCGCCGCGACGCCGTTCCGTCCCCGTAGGGCGAGGGGATCGACGCAACCCCCGTAACCGCTCGCCTATTGATCCGGTCCGCTGCCGCAGTAGCGTGTCGCGCCGCCCGCCCGGTTCGGCCCGTACGCTGAACGTGCCTTCCGCTTCCGGACGCTCGGTGCTGCGCCGCACCACCACGACCGGCCGCTTGAGCACGCTGGCTTCCTCCTGCAAACCGCCGGAATCCGACACGATCAGCCCTCCCGACCGGTATCGCGGCGCGTTGTTCTTCGCCGACAGCATTCGTGGCTGCATCTGGTCGATGCCGCTGGACGAGCAGGGTGAACCCGATCCGAGCAGGACGGAGCCGTTCCTCAGCGACCTGAGCATGCCCGTGAAGCTCTACACCGGTCCCGAAGGCGACCTGCTCTACCTCTCCTTCACCGGCGCGAACGGCGGATCGTTGCACCGGGTCCCCTATCGGGCCCCGGCCGCGACCGCCCTGTCCGATGCCTCGGACACGGCCACGTCCACGCATCCTCCCGGTCCACGAGGTCTGGTCGCGGAGTATGGTTTCAACGAGGGCGATGGTGAGGTCGCGGTGGACAGCGGCGGCCACCGAAACCACGGCGAGCTCTCCGGCCCGCTACGAGTGTCCGGTGGCCGATACGGGGATGGCCTGTGGTTCGACGGGGTCGATGACTGGGTCGAGGTACCCGCCTCGCGCAGTCTCGCGGCACCCTGGTTCACCGTCGAACTGTGGACCCTGCCGAGCAGCTTCCGGGATCGCTGGCAGATCGGTGCCCTTCGCGGCAGCCAGCGGGACATCGAGTACGGGCTCTACCCGAGTACCCCGGACAAGGGTCCCGGCGCGGTGGCGACGCCACGGCGGCACCGCAACGAGCTCACCACCGACGAGTTCATCTCGGTCGACGAGTGGACACACCTCGCCCTTACCTACGACGGCAGGGCACTGCGGCTGTACGTGAACGGGACGCAGGTACGGGAGCAGGAGGCCCGGGGTGCGGTATGGCCCTCCGATCCCGCCCTCTGGTTCGGCGGTACTCCGGCCGGCGAGGACCTGCTCCACGGTATCCTCGACGAGATCGGAGTCTACAACCGTGCCCTCTCGCCTGCGGAGATCGCCAAGGACATGGAACGTCCGGTGGATTGAGCGGAACCGGCCGCGCGGCCGGTTCCTCACCCCGTCGACAACGCAACAGTGCTGGTCAGTTCCGAGATCAGGGAGCCGACCTGATCCGTCTCGAGCAGGAAGCCGTCGTGCCCGTACCGCGAGGAGATCACCCGCACCGGGCCGGCACCCTCGATGCCCGCGGCGAGTTCCTCCTGCTGCTGGAGCGGGTACAGCCGGTCGGTGTCGATCCCCGCCACCGTCACCTCGGCCCGTATCCTTCGTAGCGCCGCGGCCACCCCGGCACGGCCCCTGCCGACATCGTGCCGGTTCATGGCCTCGGACAGCAGCACGTAGCTGGCGGCGTCGAAACGTTGCGCCAGCTTGCCAGCCTGATGATCCAAATAGGACTCTACCGCGAACCTGCCGCCCTGGTGGGGATCCTCCCCCGCCTGCGCGGTACGGCCGAACCGGTCGGCGAGCTCGGAGGCGCTGCGATAGGTGGTGTGCGCGATCCTGCGCGCGGTTCCGAGCCCGCACCGGGGCCCGGAACCGGTGAGATGGTAGTCACCGCCGAGCCAGTCGGGGTCGCCGCGAATCGCCGCGAGCTGCGCCGCGGTCCAGGCGATCTGGTCGGCGCCGCTCGCCGCGCAGGCCGCCAGCACCAGCAGGCGGCGCACCCGGTTCGGGAAGGTGATCGCCCATTCCAACGCGCGCATCCCGCCCATCGACCCGCCGAGCACCAGTGCCCACTCCCGGATGCCGAGCTCGTCGGCGAGCGCGGCCTCCGCCACCACCGTGTCCCGGATCGACAACCGGGGGAACCGGCTGCCCCACGGCCGCCCGTCCGCCGCCGGGCCTGCCGGGCCGGTGCTGCCCTGGCAGCCGCCCAGCACGTTCGGCGCGACCACGAACAGCTCCCTGGTGTCCAGCGCCCGACCCGGGCCGATCACCCCGTCCCACCAACCCGGCGTCGGATGGCCGGCGCCCGCGGGCCCGGCCGCGTGACTGTCCCCGGTCAGCGCATGCAGGACCAGCACCGCGTTCCCACCGCCCGCGCTCGGCACTCCCCAGGTCTCGTAGGCGAGCCGGTAACCGGGCAGCACCTCGCCCCCGGACAGCGGCAGCGGACCCGGTGCGGTGAACCACCGGCGCCGCCCGGGTGGATCCCCCGGGCGCCACGCGCCGGTCACCGGGACGACACCCGCGGTCACAGCGCTTCCTTCGCCGCCAGGAATCCCGCCTCCAGGTCGGCCCGGAGATCCTCGATTCCCTCCAGCCCGACCGACAGCCGCACGAGGCCGGGCGTGACCCCGGCCACGGCCTGCTCCTCGGGGGCGAGCTGGGAATGCGTGGTGCTCGCCGGGTGCACGATCAGGCTACGCACATCGCCGATGTTGACCAGTTGGCTGAACAGCCGGGTGCCGTCCACGAAGGCGCGTCCCGCCTCGACGCCGCCACGCAGGTCGAAGGACACCACCGCACCGGCACCCCGGGGCAGGTACGTCGACGCCGCGGCGTACCACGGACTCGACGGCAGGCCCGCGTAGTGCACCACCGCCACCTCCTCCCGGGACTCGAGCCAGGTCGCCAGCTCCCGCGCGTTGGCGACATGCCGCTGGATCCGCAGCGAGAGTGTCTCGATGCCTTGCAGGATCAGGAAACTGGTGAGCGGGGCGATCGCGGCGCCGGTGTCGCGGAGCAGTTGCACCCGCAGCTTCGCGGCGAACGAGCCGGGCCCGAGCGCTTCCCAGTAGCGCAACCCGTGGTAGCTCGGGTCCGGTTCGGAGAAGTCCGGGAACCGGCCCGGGTACGCGCCGAAGTCGAAGGTTCCGCCATCCACCACGATTCCGGCGATGGCGGTACCGTGCCCGCCGAGGTACTTCGTCGCCGAATGCACCACGATGTCCGCCCCGTGGTCGATCGGCCGTAGCAGGTACGGGGTTGGCACGGTGTTGTCCACCACCAGCGGCACCCCCGAGTCGTGTGCCACCCGCGCTACCGCGGCGACATCGAGCACATTGGAGCGCGGGTTACCGAGGGACTCGGCAAAGAACAGTTTGGTGTTCGGCCGCGCCGCGGCCCGCCACTGCTCCAGGTCATCCGGATCGGTCACGAAGGAGACCTCGATGCCGAGCTTCGGCAACGTGTAATGGAACAGGTTGTAGGTGCCCCCGTACAGGGACGCGCTGGACACCAGATGGTCACCCGCCCGCGCGAGGTTGAGCACGGTCGCGGTCTCCGCCGCCTGGCCCGAGGCGAAGGCCACAGCCGCCACCCCACCCTCCAGGGCGGCCACCCGCTGCTCGAGCACCTCCTGGGTCGGATTGTTGATCCGGGTGTAGATGTTTCCCGGCTCGGCGAGGCTGAACAGGTCCGCGCCGTGCTGCGTGTCCCGGAACACGTACGAGGTGGTCTGGTAGATCGGGGTCGCCCTGGCACCGGTGGCCGGATCCGGCGCGGCACCGGCGTGAATCTGCCGGGTTTCGAACGACCATCCGGTGGATGTACTGGTCATGTGCTGCCTTTCCTCCGTGCTCAGCGGTCTCGGGTGATCACCCGGGAATACTCACACGGAGGCACTGGAAGTCACATGCCATCTCAATAGCCGGAAACCTCGTCATTAGTTTCGCACTGAACAAAACTATTTCTTGTCGCGCGGTTTCGCCCGGATGTGCATACGTTCGCCCTGTGGTCCGAACAGGCTGATGATCTCCACCGGCGCCTCCCCCGTGCTGCCGAACCAGTGCGGGAGCCGGGTGTCGAATTCCGCTGCCTCCCCGGTCGTGAGCACGACGTCGTGGTCGGCGAGCACCAACCGGAGCTTCCCGTTGAGCACGTACAACCACTCGTAACCCTCGTGGGTTCGTGGATCGGGACTGCTCCGGTCGCGCCCGATGACCATTTTGAACGCCTGCAGCCCGCCCGGCCGCTGGGTGAGCGGAACCACCGTGGCGTCCCCACGCTTGACCGGTTTCAGCCGCACCCGCGGGTCACCGACCGGCGGGGCGCCGACCAACTCGTCCAACGGCACCTGATGCGCCTGCGCGATCGGCAGCAGCAGTTCGAGGCTGGGCTTGCGCTGCCCGGACTCCATCCTGGACAGCGTGCTGACCGAGATCCCGGTGGTCTCCGACAGCGAGGCGAGCGTGCACCGGCGCTGCTGCCGGATGTGCTTGAGGCGCGGCCCGACGCCGGCGAGTACGTCTTCCATGGCCTCTATTGCAGAAACAGCAACAAGGTTTGTCAAGTTGGTCGGGTCGTGCCCGCCATGGCCGACCTGCCGGAACCGAGGGCGAGACGCACGGCCGGTACCGAGGTCAGGAGCCGCCTGAGCCGAACGAGAGCGGGTGGTCGTAGAGCTCGGCGAGCAGCCCGGCACAGGCCGCCACCGCCTGCACATCGGGCCCGAACCGGGTGACCTGCACGAGGTCGGTGCCCGGGAGCACGGTCGTATCGGCGAAGGCGCGCAGCAGGTCGTCCAGGTACTCCGGCGCGTCCGTGATGGCCTGCCCGCCGAGCACCACCAGCTCGGGGTCCACGATGTCCCGCAGCAGCCCGACCGCTCGCCCCAGTGCCCGTGCCCGCTCGCTCAGGATCCGCCGGGCACGGGCGCTGCCCGCGAGCGCGGCCTCCCGCAGCGCCCCGATGTCCGGCAGGCTGATCACTTCGGTTCGGGCCGCGGCCTCGACCACCCGCTGCTCGGCGACCGTGGCTTCCAGGCAGCCGGTGCGGCCGCAGGGGCAGGCGGCGTCCCCGCCGACCGGAAGGTGCGCGATCGTGCCGGCGCGCCCGGGTCCGCGGTGCAGCCGCCCGTGCGCGGCGATGGCGACACCGACCGTCTGCCGCGCGTAGAAGTACAGCGAGCTGCGGTGCAGGCCGGCGTCACCGAACAGCAGCTCCGCCGCCGCCATCGCGGGCAGGTGCCCGTTCAGGCGCACCGGAAGACCGGTGGCCTCCGCGAGCGCCGCCCGCGCCGGGACACCGGACCAGCCCAGCCGCTCGTGCTCGAGCAGGCCGTGCAGGTCGTCGACCCGCCCACCGGTGGCCAGGCCCACGCCGATGATCCGGCGGTCCGGCCAGGATCGGCACAACGCCCGGACCGCCGCGCCGAGCTCGGCGAGCGCCCGCGCGGCACCGGTGGTCGGGGTGGGCACGCGCTCGCTGGTGAGCAGATTGCCGCGCAGGTCGGCAAGGCCGTAGGTGGTGGTCGTCACCCCGATGTGCACCCCGCAGGCGGCCACCACGTCGTTCAACTCTACCGGCACGGTCGGCCTGCCGACGCCACCCTCGCGGAGCGGGCCGGGCAGGTCACGCAGCAACTCGAGCTCGATCAGTTCTCCCACCTGCCGGCTCACCGTGGGTACGCTCAGCCCGGTGCGCCGCGCGATCTCCGCACGGGACAGCGGCGCGGCCACCCGCACCGCCGCCAGCACCGCGGCGGCGTTCGACTCGCGTACGCCGTTGCCGTTGTTCCCCCCGCTGCCCACGACACGACGCAATACCGCGGGCACCGCGGTGTCAACGGCGTCCGCCATCCGGGAGCAACGCGCCCTCCGGTGCGCGTTCGGCGTCGTGCATCGCGGTGTCGGTCACGATCCGCATACCGGCCAGCGCGCCGAGCACCACCAGTGCCATCAGGGCGAACACCGCACGCAGCCCGAGCAGTTCCGCCAGCAGGCCACCGGCGACGGCACCCAGCGGCCTGGTGCCCCATGCGACAAGGCGGAATCCACTGTTCATCCGCCCCAGCAGGTGCGGGGGCGTGATCCGCTGGCGCAGCGAGACCACGACCACGTTCCAGCCGATGATGCCGGCGCCGCCGAGGAAGAACGCGGCGCCGATCAGGTAGGGGTTCACGGTCACAGCCGGGATACCGACCAGCAGTGCGGCGGACACTGTGGACAGCATCAGGCACCGCGCCCTGCCGAGCACTCGCTCCAGCCACGCGGTGACGAGGGATCCGAGTAGGCTCCCGGCGGCCATGGTGGCCAGCAGTACGCCGTAGGCCTGCTCGGACAGCCCCATCGGGGAGGCAGGTCCGACCGCGTACAGCACGAGCAGTGCGGTGGTCGCACTGGTGGCGAAGTTGACCGCGCCGGTCATCGCGGCGAACGTGCGCAGCAACCGGTTTCGCCACAGGAAGCGCAACCCCTCCGCGATCTCGGCACGCAGGGTGGTGTTCCCTTCCCGCTCGACCCGGAACCGGCCGCGCACCAGCAGCAGCGCGGCGACGGCCAGCACCCACAGCGCGCTCGGCGCCGCCAGCGCGACGGCCGCGCCCGTCGCCACCAGGAACCCAGCCAGCGTTGGGCCGGCGAACTCGTTGGCGGTCAGCTCGACCGCGTACAGCCGCCCGTTCGCGCGGGAAAGCTGATCGCCGGGCACCAGCTGCGGCATGATCGACTGGGCCGCGGTGTCGTGGATCGTCTCGGCGACGCCGAGGCCGAACGCGACCAGGTACAACGCCCAGATCGAGCCGAGGTCCAGCAGCACGACCAGCGCCAGTGCGCCCAGCAACGACCCGCGCAGCAGGTTGGCGCCGAGCATCGCCCCGCGGCGATCCAGCCGGTCGGCGAGCGCGCCCGCGGGCAGGGCGAACAGCAGCCACGGCACGGTCGCCGCGAAGGCCAGTCCTGCGATCAGCGTGGGTGACCGGGTGAACTGCACGGCCACCAGCGGCAGCCCGACCTTGACCAGCCCGTCCGCCAGGTTGGAAAGGCCGGAGGAGGTCCACAGCCGCCAGTAGGCGGCACCGAGGTTCGACACCCAATGGAGGATTGCACATCGATGGGCTTTTCTCAATCAGTCTCTCACGGCGATGGGCTACCCTGCCGCCATGCGGGATCAGCACACCGAGGAGTCCGCGCCTGGCCCGCGGGAACGACGTGCGGTCACGGCGGAAGAGGCCAAGGCGCTGGGGCATCCGTTGCGGCAGCGCATCCTGCGGTTGTGCCGGCAGCGGGAACTGACCAACAAGCAGCTGGCCGACCGGCTGGGCCGGGACCCGGGCACCGTGCTCTACCACGTCCGCCAGCTGGTCGAGGCCGGCCTGCTGGCCCAGGCGGAGGTGCGCACCGGTGACAGCGGCGCCCTGGAGAAGCCCTACCGGTCGACCACCCACACCTGGTGGCTGAGCATCCCGGTCGCCGAGGCCGGGTCCACCCCGCTCGAGGCGTTCCAGGAGGAGTTCGCCGAGGCGGGCCCGGACTCCCTGCGTACCTTCGCGCGTTTCATGCTGCACCTGTCCGCCGAGGATGTGGCCGAGCTGGATCGGCGCATCTGCGCGGTGATCGACGAGTACGTGGAGACCGACGACCGGCGCCTCGACCAGCCGGTGCACGGCGGCATCGTGGTCCTGCACCGACTCGCCGAATGACGTGAGCGGCAAACTCACGCGCGTGGACGGCAAACACGCGGGGAGGGAGGACCGTGACACCTCGGCCCTACGTGCTGCTCTCGGTGGCCGTGTCGCTGGACGGCTACATCGACGACGGGAGCGCGACCCGGCTGATGCTCTCCAATGAGCAGGATGTCGAGCGGATGCATCGGGTGCGGGCGGGGGTGGACGCCATCCTGGTGGGGGCCAACACGGTCCGCACCGACGACCCTCGCCTCACCGTACGGTTCGGTGTCCCGGCGGACCCGGTGAAGGTCACCATCACCGCCGGCGGTCGGCTCGACCCCTCCGCCCGCTTCTTCACGACCGGGGATGCCGGCAAGCTGGTCTACACCCCGACCTCGGTGGCGCCCGCGGTGCGCGACCGGCTCGGCGGGGTGGCCACCGTGATCGGCGCCGGCGACCCGCTCGACCCGCGGCGCGTGCTCGCCGACCTGGCCGCGCGGAACGTGGAACGCCTCATGGTGGAGGGTGGCGGCGCGATCCACACGATGTTCCTCACCGAGGGACTCGCCGACGAGCTGCAACTGGTCTGCGCGCCGTTCTTCGTCGGGGACCCCGAGGCACCGCGGTTCGTGCGTCCCGGCACGTTCC from Amycolatopsis cihanbeyliensis includes these protein-coding regions:
- a CDS encoding OmpL47-type beta-barrel domain-containing protein, coding for MIRRLLAAFRGRPRPARAFTAAGLGTTLLALWLVPVSAAPAPDSPDAAQEQVLTWTADDSLTEYASVTTTATAGPATIVFENSEATGNTMDMVHTLTFDTSSPEYNQDVDLNILARPSDAKGGRHEAEVTLTPGKYRFYCAIPGHGQMAGVLVVTDDGGGEDTTPPEVTAEVTGDQDGEGNYVGSATVALDAQDTGSGVDSVEYEVDDTGFQPYTGPVQITEPGDHTVQYRATDMAGNTSEPGSVPFRVVEPDPGDTTPPEVTAEVTGDQDSEGNYIGSATVTLDAQDTGSGVQGIEYDLDERGFQPYTEPVTVQGNGDHTVAYRATDHSGNTSADGSVIVTIVEADPGDTTPPEVTAEVTGDQDSEGNYVGAATVTLAADDAGSGVESVQYALDDGSFGPYDEPFEVTEPGEHAVRYRATDNAGNVSDIGSVTFTVVEADPGDTTPPEVTAQVVGQQDAQWNYVDTATVSLSASDPGSGVRFLRYSLDGGSYTAYGEPFEVTGPGTHTVLYHATDQAGNRSVDGKLTFTVVASATDACPGSDVRDTVIIAGHDTTVPNVQNEAGCTINDLIAEDGQYAGHKQFVKHVRQVAKELERDGVISGQEKRRIIKAAKRSDVAA
- a CDS encoding ATP-binding protein; this encodes MSDRQDTFGAELRRLRLAAGLSLTRLAERVHYSKGYLSKVETGAAAPNMSLALLCDAEFHTAGALVALVPDGRQRRQQVPRPPAPSLPAPPPVTAHFTGRARELGQIRAVLLDDGAVASRVCVLSGMAGVGKTTLAARVAHRLEGRFTDGCLFLDLRGHTPDATEVSPAEALDRCLRVLGVPGEEIPRDVDDRAGVYRNRLRGRRFLIVLDNVRSARQVVPLLPAEPNCRVLVTSRNRLHALDDAQHIMLDTMPEAEAAALFRRVVGTALPPPGTDEHTDRLLARIGDRCGRLPLAVRIAAARYRGNPTWTPDELATRLADEQARLVLLDDGERSVTAAFRLSYHGLPVEQRHMFTVLALHPGQDIDLRAAGVLAGIDLTAAERALTGLHDANLLVQRAPDRYQFHDLLRVFATHGAVPPPQRQAAVGRLIDFALAGAERASALLAPHRSRPEVRLGPLPVEPAPLRDIDAALAWFTAEWPNLVALCRLAAEGGPRERCWQLAFSLRDFFFLTKLRQPWIETHSLAVAAAKEAGDDLARAGSLNNLGVPHLELGDLDAAAACYREALGLFRALGDGPGISGALANNAWVTHHRGEHQAAVRDLRLALDFYERHGLPRNAAITLRGIALIEAESGAVEHAVEHALTALRSCQELGLDLDAAMTLNCLGLAYYRSGRWDQAARAYRQARTLGEGVGSRHETARAETGLGNLAAARGDRAAAERHWTRARQHYPDLSTLRVAEARDRLAERSRTVTTEEAAEA
- a CDS encoding UDP-N-acetylglucosamine 2-epimerase — translated: MSDSGGLQEEASVLKRPVVVVRRSTERPEAEGTFSVRAEPGGRRDTLLRQRTGSIGERLRGLRRSPRPTGTERRRGGCSPRWRRCCMPVPCRPSWTASEVRRSPTVAHDLRLYGPCFPPCAETGNALFRQCRPVILRVREFREDSTNRLAVAHSTGQEGSFP
- a CDS encoding LamG domain-containing protein is translated as MPSASGRSVLRRTTTTGRLSTLASSCKPPESDTISPPDRYRGALFFADSIRGCIWSMPLDEQGEPDPSRTEPFLSDLSMPVKLYTGPEGDLLYLSFTGANGGSLHRVPYRAPAATALSDASDTATSTHPPGPRGLVAEYGFNEGDGEVAVDSGGHRNHGELSGPLRVSGGRYGDGLWFDGVDDWVEVPASRSLAAPWFTVELWTLPSSFRDRWQIGALRGSQRDIEYGLYPSTPDKGPGAVATPRRHRNELTTDEFISVDEWTHLALTYDGRALRLYVNGTQVREQEARGAVWPSDPALWFGGTPAGEDLLHGILDEIGVYNRALSPAEIAKDMERPVD
- the metX gene encoding homoserine O-acetyltransferase MetX codes for the protein MTAGVVPVTGAWRPGDPPGRRRWFTAPGPLPLSGGEVLPGYRLAYETWGVPSAGGGNAVLVLHALTGDSHAAGPAGAGHPTPGWWDGVIGPGRALDTRELFVVAPNVLGGCQGSTGPAGPAADGRPWGSRFPRLSIRDTVVAEAALADELGIREWALVLGGSMGGMRALEWAITFPNRVRRLLVLAACAASGADQIAWTAAQLAAIRGDPDWLGGDYHLTGSGPRCGLGTARRIAHTTYRSASELADRFGRTAQAGEDPHQGGRFAVESYLDHQAGKLAQRFDAASYVLLSEAMNRHDVGRGRAGVAAALRRIRAEVTVAGIDTDRLYPLQQQEELAAGIEGAGPVRVISSRYGHDGFLLETDQVGSLISELTSTVALSTG
- a CDS encoding bifunctional o-acetylhomoserine/o-acetylserine sulfhydrylase, which codes for MTSTSTGWSFETRQIHAGAAPDPATGARATPIYQTTSYVFRDTQHGADLFSLAEPGNIYTRINNPTQEVLEQRVAALEGGVAAVAFASGQAAETATVLNLARAGDHLVSSASLYGGTYNLFHYTLPKLGIEVSFVTDPDDLEQWRAAARPNTKLFFAESLGNPRSNVLDVAAVARVAHDSGVPLVVDNTVPTPYLLRPIDHGADIVVHSATKYLGGHGTAIAGIVVDGGTFDFGAYPGRFPDFSEPDPSYHGLRYWEALGPGSFAAKLRVQLLRDTGAAIAPLTSFLILQGIETLSLRIQRHVANARELATWLESREEVAVVHYAGLPSSPWYAAASTYLPRGAGAVVSFDLRGGVEAGRAFVDGTRLFSQLVNIGDVRSLIVHPASTTHSQLAPEEQAVAGVTPGLVRLSVGLEGIEDLRADLEAGFLAAKEAL
- a CDS encoding helix-turn-helix domain-containing protein, translated to MEDVLAGVGPRLKHIRQQRRCTLASLSETTGISVSTLSRMESGQRKPSLELLLPIAQAHQVPLDELVGAPPVGDPRVRLKPVKRGDATVVPLTQRPGGLQAFKMVIGRDRSSPDPRTHEGYEWLYVLNGKLRLVLADHDVVLTTGEAAEFDTRLPHWFGSTGEAPVEIISLFGPQGERMHIRAKPRDKK